The Couchioplanes caeruleus sequence GCCGCCTGCGCGACCTCGGGGCCCGCGTTGCGATCGTCTCCACGACCCGCCGCATCCACGACCGTGCGACGGAGCTCGGCGTGACCGGCTTCGTCGCCGATCTGACCGACGAGGCGGAGGTGGGCGCGCTCGCCGACGCGATCACGGACCAGCTCGGCGACGTCGAGGTCCTGGTGAACAACGCCGGCCTGGCGAGCCGCACCAGCCCGGAGGTGCTCCGGCCGGTCGCCCAGCTCACGTACGACGAATGGCGGGCGGAGATCGACCGTAACCTGAGCACGGCCTTCCTGTGCAGCCGGGCCTTCGTCGGCGGAATGTCGGAACGAGGCTGGGGCCGCATCGTCAACCTCGCCGCCACCGCGGGTCCGATCAACGCCCTTCCCACCGAGGCCGCCTACGCCGCGGCCAAGGCCGGCGTGGTCGGCCTGACCAGGGCACTCGCCATGGAACTGGTGGCGGACGGCATCAACGTGAACTGCGTCGCCCCCGGCACCATCTACACGGCGGCCTCGACCGTGACCGAGATCAAGCAGGGCCTCGGCACGCCGATCGGCCGCCCCGGCACTCCGGACGAGGTAGCGGCTGCGATCGCCTTCCTCTGCTCTCCGGCGGCGTCGTACATCACCGGCCAGATGCTGGTGGTCGACGGCGGTAACAGCGTCCGGGAGGCGGAATTCCGCTGACGGCTGCCCCGCTGCGGTGACTTCGGCAGCACAGCCGTCATTTACGCCTGGATGCAAGCGGCAGGCCGGGGTCTCTGAGCGCACACGGTTGCGTGACCTCAGACAAGGGCAGCCGTCTCCGTGACCAGCAGTCAGCGCCGCACCGCCCGGTGGATCGCTTGTCCACCGGGCGCCCGTATGTCAGGCGGTGCTGGTGGTGGCGGCCGCAAGGAGCGGGATGATGGCCAAGGAAGCGC is a genomic window containing:
- a CDS encoding SDR family NAD(P)-dependent oxidoreductase; the protein is MVFDARSTTGSRSRRDATRPAAGRRPRSAASALESEPLAAESAPVETEDVAPEAGEAPVTLRLDGKVALVTGAGSPDGIGYATARRLRDLGARVAIVSTTRRIHDRATELGVTGFVADLTDEAEVGALADAITDQLGDVEVLVNNAGLASRTSPEVLRPVAQLTYDEWRAEIDRNLSTAFLCSRAFVGGMSERGWGRIVNLAATAGPINALPTEAAYAAAKAGVVGLTRALAMELVADGINVNCVAPGTIYTAASTVTEIKQGLGTPIGRPGTPDEVAAAIAFLCSPAASYITGQMLVVDGGNSVREAEFR